The proteins below are encoded in one region of Magnetococcales bacterium:
- a CDS encoding lytic transglycosylase domain-containing protein, protein MKVYPTAILGFLAVWFIGTQPARADIFAFVDQKGVIHLTDRADDPRYRLLIRFPKKKDGVRVMVPDDHISSSNQRYGTVIRAAASRYDLDEALVHAVIRAESSYDPDAISPKGAVGLMQLMPETASRYGVRNRRDPESNIDGGSRYLRDLLRLFNNNLHLSLAAYNAGENAVKRYGNQVPPYEETKQYVTRVLHFYKLYRDKL, encoded by the coding sequence ATGAAGGTGTACCCGACTGCCATTCTGGGGTTCCTGGCGGTCTGGTTCATCGGTACGCAACCGGCCCGCGCCGATATTTTCGCCTTCGTGGACCAAAAAGGGGTGATCCACCTGACCGACCGGGCAGATGATCCCCGCTATCGGCTCCTGATCCGTTTTCCCAAGAAAAAAGATGGGGTGCGGGTCATGGTCCCGGATGATCATATCTCCAGCTCCAATCAACGTTATGGCACGGTGATCCGGGCGGCGGCGTCACGCTACGATCTGGACGAAGCCCTGGTGCATGCCGTCATCCGGGCCGAATCGAGTTATGATCCCGATGCCATCTCTCCCAAGGGAGCGGTCGGGTTGATGCAACTGATGCCGGAAACCGCCAGCCGCTATGGCGTGCGCAACCGCCGTGATCCGGAATCGAACATTGACGGCGGCAGTCGCTACCTGCGAGACCTGTTGCGACTGTTCAACAACAATCTCCATCTCTCCCTCGCCGCCTACAATGCCGGTGAAAATGCGGTCAAGCGGTATGGCAACCAGGTTCCTCCCTATGAGGAAACCAAACAATATGTCACCCGGGTCCTGCATTTTTACAAACTCTACCGCGACAAACTGTGA
- a CDS encoding ammonium transporter, which produces MILGTPFLVWADTGAVMNSANTAWILTTTTLVLFMTLPGLALFYGGLVRSKNVLSLLMQCMAITCLVSVLWLMGVYSLAFGDGGVLQGFWGGLDKAFMAGIGVNTLKGDLPETVFSLFQMTFAIITPALVVGGFAERVKFSAVVWFTILWMVFVYGPLCHWVWGGGWLQTLGVMDFAGGTVVHINAGVASLVAALMLGARKGFPHTLIMPHNMTMTFTGAAMLWVGWYGFNGGSALAANGSAGMAILVTHMAAAAGAMAWIGMEWYRHGKPSVLGIVTGMVAGLGTITPASGFVGPMGAVVIGLLAGVVCYFATMTLKQKLKIDDSLDVFPVHGVGGIMGTLLTGVFAAPALGGLGYSGGAGGGMGKQLFVQGVAVVVSILWSGLLTYAIFKVLDKVLGVRVTRDQESEGLDLVLHDEKGYNMMEYGPQ; this is translated from the coding sequence ATGATTCTCGGTACGCCTTTTTTGGTGTGGGCTGATACCGGGGCTGTCATGAATTCGGCCAATACGGCCTGGATTCTCACCACCACGACGCTCGTGCTGTTCATGACCCTGCCGGGCCTGGCCCTGTTTTATGGGGGTCTGGTTCGCTCCAAGAACGTTTTGTCGCTGCTCATGCAGTGCATGGCCATCACCTGTCTGGTTTCCGTGTTGTGGCTCATGGGGGTATACAGCCTGGCATTTGGCGATGGAGGGGTGTTGCAGGGTTTCTGGGGTGGTCTGGACAAGGCCTTCATGGCCGGAATCGGCGTCAACACCCTGAAAGGGGATTTGCCGGAAACGGTATTTTCCCTGTTCCAGATGACCTTCGCCATCATCACTCCGGCTCTTGTGGTGGGCGGCTTTGCCGAGCGGGTCAAATTTTCCGCCGTGGTCTGGTTTACCATCCTGTGGATGGTCTTTGTCTATGGGCCGCTGTGTCATTGGGTCTGGGGCGGCGGGTGGTTGCAAACCCTGGGCGTGATGGATTTTGCCGGCGGCACGGTGGTTCATATCAATGCCGGGGTGGCTTCCCTGGTGGCGGCCTTGATGCTGGGGGCACGCAAGGGATTTCCGCATACGTTGATCATGCCGCACAACATGACCATGACTTTTACGGGTGCAGCCATGTTGTGGGTGGGATGGTACGGGTTCAACGGTGGCAGTGCCCTGGCCGCGAATGGCTCGGCGGGCATGGCCATTCTGGTCACCCACATGGCAGCGGCGGCAGGTGCCATGGCCTGGATCGGCATGGAGTGGTATCGACATGGCAAACCCAGTGTGCTGGGGATTGTCACCGGCATGGTGGCCGGGTTGGGCACCATCACACCGGCTTCGGGGTTTGTCGGTCCCATGGGAGCGGTTGTCATTGGTTTGCTCGCTGGTGTGGTCTGCTACTTTGCCACCATGACTCTCAAACAAAAATTGAAAATTGACGACAGCCTGGATGTGTTTCCCGTCCATGGGGTGGGCGGCATCATGGGAACCTTGTTGACGGGCGTCTTTGCCGCTCCCGCCCTGGGTGGCCTGGGATATTCAGGGGGTGCCGGAGGTGGCATGGGCAAGCAACTTTTCGTCCAGGGAGTGGCCGTGGTGGTCTCCATCCTCTGGAGCGGATTGTTGACCTACGCGATATTCAAGGTGCTGGACAAGGTGCTGGGTGTGCGCGTGACCCGGGATCAGGAGTCCGAAGGGTTGGATCTGGTTCTGCACGATGAAAAAGGCTACAACATGATGGAATACGGCCCACAATAA